In the Silvanigrella aquatica genome, TTAACATAAAATATTTAGAAAAATATTTTCATGAAACTATAAATAAAACAGCACTAAACATCAATAGCATTTCTTTGTCATGGTTACATGGAAATGATAAACCTATTAAATATTTTACGTCAACAGTTGAAAAAATGATAAAATTAAATCATAATAGAGAAGTAAAAAAATTTTTTATAGATTTAATCGATTCTCAATTGGTAAAATTAAACAGATAAAAATTTGAAAGTCATTTTATGCTAAAAGAGCTTATTAAAAATATTTATTATTCACAAAAACCATTCGTCACTTTATTTTTTATATTTGTAAATATCATATTTTATCTATATACTTCAACTCAAAATGGTTTCTCATTACAAAAAATAATTGAAGGACCTAGTTACGACACTCTCATCTTATTTGGCGCAAAAGAAAACGGTCTTATTTCAATGGGACAAATTCATCGTTTTTTTTTCCCATTTTCATGCATGTTAATTTAGTCCACCTTATTATCAATATGCTAGGTTTATGGTTCGTAGGCAGAATTTTTGAATTTATTGCGGGTCATAAAAACATCTTTCTTCTTTACCTTATCGCAGGAATTTCAGGATGCATTTGCAGCTTCGCTCTACTTCCTTATTTATCCGTTGGAGCATCAGCGAGTCTTTTTGGAATTTTATTTTGCCTTTATATTATTCAGAAATATGAAGAAAAATTAAGCAAAAAATTTAAATTTAAACGCACAAATGTACAATTAGGTCAAATCATAATTATAAATATTGTCATTAATATCACATTTGGACTTTTTACGTCAATTTTTGATTGGGCTGCTCACTTGGGAGGATCCATTGCAGGAATTCTTTATGGCTTTGCTTTAACAACGAGACATAATTGGAACTTAAAAATCATATTATCGCAAGATCAGAAATTAGCAGTTAAGAAAAATTTCTTTGAAAACTTTCAGGTTTATTTTTTTGGAATTTTAATAATTAATATTTTATTTTTGATGTCCTATTTTAAAGTACAAAAATACCAAAAGTTATTTGGGCTTGCCATCGAAAGAGCCGCTCTTAATAAAACAACCTTCTTGTCAAATCATGATCTGTCACAATATGAAGATATTTTAGTCAAACAAAATAATGAGACAAATCCTGAGAACATACTAAATGGAGCCCTATTTCTTCACAGCAACGGATACTTTCTTTCTGCTGAAAAAATTTATGAAACTTTAATTTTAATGTTTAATCAGGATTTTGCTTCTGAAAAATTTAATTCTGAAACTCAGAAAGAATTTATTCTGAATTCTTTAAATCTTGCAAAAATGAAGGCTCCTCTTTCTCCTAATACTATATTAACTATTCAATCTCCTCGCGATATAACTTCATTAGAAGAAATTTGTTCAAAACCAGCAAAACTATTTATGACTCTCGGATATTTTCAATTTTCTGGGAAATTATTTGCTTGCAGCTACTCACTCAATCTAAGAAATGATGAATATGCCATTGCTTCTATGGAGTCTTTTCATTTAGCAGATGATAACAATGGTATGAAGCAAGTTCTTTCAATGATTATTAATGAAGAAAAAAATAAGACAAAAAATCACAAAAAATGATTTTTTGTCTTAAATATAAGTTTGTTGATTTATTATGACTCGTATTCGTTTACAGGGACTTCAAAATTTAATTTACTGCCTTTATGATGGTGATGATTTTGTTTTTTTTCATGACTTTTTTTCATTTGTTCAAGAGCTTTTTTTGCACATTGATGAATGCTATTATACATATCTGAAGATTTTACGGTAACATTTCCATTAAAAATTCCGTCTATCCAAATGAGATGAGCGATTTGATCTTCTCTTTCAATAGATAAAGTCCATTTTGTTGAAATATGATATAATGCAATAGAATTTAGTTTATCCTTTGTTTCTGCTTCACAAGCGTCTTTTAATGCGGGAGTAAGATCGAATCCGTGGGCAGCGACTTGTATTGACATAAACACTCCTTCATTCAATGAGGTCTAAATAAACAGTATATTATTTTTTATATTTAGGCTAGCCTTTTTACATTTTTTAGCTGGAAATTTTTTGTGCAATTAAAAGTGGGATAGAACAAGCTTCTTCTATGGCAATAGTTTTACTACCAAGAAAAAATCTTTTTAATGCACTTCCACCAGATGCACCAATGACAAGCAAATTATTTTGTTGATATTTTTTTATATATTTTAAAATTTCATCACCAACACGCCCTAAATCCATATGATTATGGATATTTTTTAAATTAAAATCTTCTTTTAATTTATCTTTAATTTTATTTAATTCATTTATTCTTTGCACTTTAATTTCATCGATAGTTTGTGTCTGAACCTGAGAAGGAACATAATCAATAGGAAAAATATGAGAGACATTCATATCAAAATGTAAATTCACGGTATCAATAATATGTAATATTGAAATTTCACAATTTGTTTTTAAAGCAAATTCTGAGGCAAAAATTTCTGCTAGTTTACTTTCTTCTGTCAAAGAAGAGCCTACAATAATTCCCTTTGGCATCCAACTAGCCCATTCTTCTGACTCCGGCATTAAGAGTGTCGAAATATGACTTTCTTCACAAATTTCTATAGCAGGAGATCCAAATAATAATTTTTCCCAAAAATTATTATTTTGTTTTACAACTACTATTAAATCATAGGAATAATTTTTTTCTTCAATAACATCAATGGCGGCAGTCACTTCATTTTCTAACTTAATTTCATAAATAATATTTTCAGGTAATTTTAAATTAAATATTTTTGAAATATTATTAAAATGATCTATTGTTTCTAATTTTTTTTGTTCTACAAATTTTAAATACTCTTCTGTATGTGGAAAATCGGGTTGCGGCTGAATGATATTTTCATCAAAATAATTATTAGGGACATGTGCATAATATTCACCGCAACTTAAGACGGTCATTTCGGCTTTAAAAAGATCAGTCAAACGCAATGCTGCTATTTCCGCATTTCGAGAAATTAGAGAAAGATCTGTTACACACAGGATTTTCTTTATCATTTGCATATTAGAATCTCCTCATGAGATTTTAGCAATTTTTATCTTATAAACCTAGCTTATTCGCCTCTTTTACACGACCTGTTGATAGCAATATTTTTGTAAGCATTGTTTTTGCAAAGATATTATCCTTATTTTCACCCATTAAATAACGCGCCGAAAGCTCGGCAAAACGGATTTCTTTTAATTCAAACAAAACTTTTGCAAGCAAACCTATGTAATCTATTGATTTTGTGTGCCTTGCCAAGGCGGGCACCAAGAGTGCGTAAGCCTTTTGTATTTCGTTCCCATTGATTAAGGTGTCAATCACTTCCTCTAACATGCCACTCCTATGATACGAATAGCTTTTTTCATAAACACCCCGCATTCTCTGCTCTAAAAAATTCTCGTTCAAGGGCTTAGGGACATAATCTATAAAATGACCCGATTTTAATAATTTTAAGTCAAAGGAAGCATCCGTATGACACAGAGCAAGGGCTGGAGGTGGTGGTATAAAACGCTTACAGGAGTTGAGAAATTGCACAGGAAAAAAGTGATACTGCTCAAATATCTTAACATCTTCAACAACAAGATGTGGTCTAAATCTTTTTTTTACTATAATATCAATAGCTTCTGGTATTTTTTGACATCCAATTACTTTTTTAGCGCCACAGCGAAGAAAGGCTCCATGAAGTATCTTTCCTACAGCTAAATCCTCAGTAATATAAAGAGCATGCAATATAAACTCAGAAGTCACAGTTTGAACCTCAATTTTGAAATATTATCAATTCCTTACACTCTATCTTAATTGTCTTTCTGATTCTTCATACATTTGAAAAGTATGCTTATTTCCTTGACATTCTAATTATAAGATTTTATCACGAGCCTTTGCACTATGCTTTTCAAAGTGTAGTTTTCCTAGCAATGCACCCTGTGCTGAATTTCTTTAAAGACAATAGTGTTTTTATATACTTTTCCGCAGCAAGTGCCCTATAAAATGGCTTCGCCCATACAGGAGTTTCTCAATGGCTCTCAAATTTAGACTTCAACGCCACGGCTGCAAAGGTCGCCCTTTTTATCATGTTGTCGTTACAGACTCTCGTAATGCGCGCAACGGCCGCTTTATTGAGCGCGTAGGTCACTACAATCCCATGACTGATCTTTCCATTGTCGAACTTAAAACAGACAGAATGGCTCACTGGTATGGCGTTGGCTGCCGTCCTACGGACACTGTTGCAAATTTACTCAAAATCAAAAAAATTGATCTTGCTGAAATTGCAAAAGCTTAAATTTATTTTTCAATTTAGCGATTTAGGTATCCAGGGCTCCTAAATCGCTTTGTTAAGTGTGAGATTGGTTCAAGCAAGTCTATGCGCTCTCACTTAATTTTTTCTAGCAGCATATACTTATACTATTTGGAGCTTATCAATGGCTAATCATGTTTCTTCCGAAAAACGCGCTCGTCAAACTGAAGTACGTCGCCTTCGCAACCGCGCTAATATGAGCGCAATGAAGACGACTGTAAAAAAAGTACTCGAAGCAGTTCAAAAGAAAGATTTCTCTAATATCGATGCACTTTTACGTGATGCACAATCTGTTATTGCGAAAACACGTCAAAAAGGCTCTATTCATAAAAACAATATGGCACGCCGTATTAGCAGACTAAATGCATTTGTAAACAAAGCACGTAACGCTCAATAAGTTTTATTTTGCTTTACAAAAAAGCCTCTTTGTTGCTGTTGTGACAAAGAGGCTTTTTATTATTGTGACGATAATATTTAAATTAATTTATTTCAAATTTTAAATTATCTATAACAAAATTTATAGCCTGCTCTATTTTTCCCATTAAATCTTTTTCATGATTCCCTTCGACAATCACATAACCAAAAGAGTCGCCACTAAAGGAACGCCTCCAGCCTTGCTCTCCGAGCGAAATATTTAATTTTGATTTTTTTATACTTTTTATTTCAGAAAAATTTGGAATTGCTTTACAAACTCCCTCTTGAGGAGGAATTAAAAAGAATCCACACAATGATTTCAAATTGTCCTGCGCTAATAAATGAAGAGCATTTTTGCTAGACAGAATTCTGCTTTGCAATAAAAATTGTAATTTATTAAGATTAATTCCTGCTGCGAATTCAATTGTTTCATTTATTCTTCCTCCTCCGGTGCGGCAAGCAATTTCACATAAAGAAAGATTTTGAAATTCATCGACAAAAACTTCGGCATGAAAAGTGTAACCATTCGGCAAAGAAAAAGCTTTGCAGACCTTTTCCACATACGAAACTAATTTATTAAAAATAGGGTTATCATCACTTAGCATATAACTTCCCGAATAGTTATTTTGCGAGAAATTATTTAATTGCAGACCTTTAAATAAATATTTACTAGGGCAAATAAATGGAATTTCGCCATCAATACAAATACCATCCACATGATACAAATCGCCCGCTTGAAAGATTTCAACACACAAATCAGAAACATATTCTGAGTAAGGTATACGAGGCGTAAAGCCTATTTCTAAGAATCCAATAAGTTCATTTTTATCTGATATTTTTTTACCAAATACAGAGCCCGAACTTGTCCTGGGTTTAATAAAAATAGGTAATTGAAAATTCTCCACAAAATTAATAAGCGAAAGAGGATTTTCAAGTGGTATACCTTGATGAACAGCAATATTATGCCTTAATAAATTTTCTTTCATTAAAATTTTATCACGAAAATTCATCGCATTTTCAATAGACTGACCATATTTTATTCCCAACTTATCTCTCAATCGTGCTGAACGAATAACATCATCTTCCCCAAAAGAAATGATGTCAGAAATCGGATACTCTTGATGCAGTTTAATTACATCTAAATAAACATTTCCATTATTTAAGTAATTTTCATAGGACTTGATAAATTTGAATATGCTTTTATTTTTTAATTCTATAATTTCATCTTCAGTCGTACTTTCATAATCTAGTATTAAACTCAACATAATTTCATTATCAAAATTTTTTAACCAATCTTCAAATTGAAATTCATGAATTTTATGTAAGGTCAGAACAAGAATATGTTTCATATTTAGGAATAAACTCCTTACTTAAAAATTTTAATTTTAAAAAATATATCAAAAATATCGCAATGCAATTTTCTATGATTATTAAAAATAAATTTCAAAAAATCAAAAATCTTTTAATATATTTTTTACTATAAATCAATAATTACAAATAAGATAAAAAAATTTTAACATCTCTTGCCCAAAATCCTTTCCTATTTCATTCATTATGGTTATAGTGGGGCGTTAAAATGCCATATTTTGCAAAATATCAACTTAGGAGAGAGCCATGAATCATTCTAAAATAATACTATTAACATCATTTTTTTCTGTTTCCTTATTAACTATAAGCTGTTCTAGTTCTAACAAAAGCGAAAGTAGTAATACAGCAGCACAAACATCTGATGCAAAACCAGCCGAAGTTTCTAAAGAACAACCGGGCGAGCTCAAGACTATTTATTTTGAATTTAATAAGTACAATATTAAGAATGACCAAAAAGAAAATACAAATCAGATTGTAAAATACTTGAAAGCAAACCCAAAAATTAAAGTTCAAATACAAGGACATACTGATAACCGAGGTTCGTCCGAATACAATATGGCATTAGGCATGAAAAGGGCGATGTCACTTAAAAATTATTTAACAGCAAACAAAGTGACTAATGACTTAGATACAATTAGTTTTGGAGAAGAAAAACCTGCGGTAAAAGGCGACACAGAAGAAGCTTGGACGAAAAATCGTCGCGGTGAAGTCGTACAGGTAAAATAAATACTTTTTACTTATTATATTTATTATTGAACTCACTATCAGACATAATTAAATATAAGATTCCTTCAATAAATGCTATGACGGTTGGGATAAAAGTCCAACAAAATAAAAGATAAAGAACTCCCAGCATTACGCTTCCTAAATAAAACTTATGAACACCAAATCCACCTAGAAAAAAAGCAAAAAGAGCCGCTGCTAAACGATTGCGCCCGGTATTATAAGGGGCTTCTATTTGTCGACAGCCACATTGTGGACAGATTTCTGCCTTCATATTTATTATATTACCGCAATCTTTGCAATGTTTCGTATTATCATCCGTATGAATTCTATTCATTTAAATTTCCTACTATTAAATTGTTAAAGATCTTCGAAAAAAAAATTAAATTTTAATAAATTGCATATAATGTTTTAACTCACCTATAGATTCCAAGATATCATCTATAGCTCTGTGCTTATGCTTTTTATCATATTTTTTATTATAAATACCTTCAAATAAAATTTTAAAACTTGAAACATCAAGCATTCGATAATGCAATGTTTTTGCAAAATCAGGCATCCACTGATCGATAAATTTTCTATCTTGTCCTATGGAATTACCTGCTAACACGGCGCGATCATTTTGCGAAAACTCTTGAATAATTTTAACAAGATCTTTTTCAACATCAACTTCGGGTTTCCCATTTGCTACCTTAGCTGTCAAACCACTTTTACCGTGATGTTCTGTGCACCAAGCATCCATACCCTGTAAAATACTCTGATCTTGATAAACAATGGCTTCATATTCTTTTACGACATTCATGGAGAGATCTGTAACAAGAAGTGCCACTTCCAATATCCGTTCCTTAGTATGATCTAAGCCTGACATTTCCATATCAAGCCAAAATAAGTTTTTCATTTCAAAATTCTTTCAGCAAACAAATGATAAAAATAAAGAGAGCATTGAAAATACTCTCTTTAATGTTAAAGTAACTTTAACGAATCTTGCAACATTTCAAGTTCTTTTTGATTATCTGCAAGTTGCTTTTTGGCGCCTTCCAGAATGTGCATAGGAGCCCCTTTCACAAATTCTGTATTGCTCAGACGTTTTTCAACTCCTGAAATAGTTCCTGTTACTTTTTCAATTTTCTTTAAAAGACGATCGCGTTCCGCTTGTCTATCCACAAGTCCTTCTAAACTCACAAAAATTTCAGAGTTATTCACCAAACTAGGGGCACAAAAGCCTTTTTGTTCTGTAGCAAAATAAAATTTTGCTTTCGCCAATGCTTCCATTTGTGGAGTTAAATTTCCAAAACGAGATTGAGAATCTTTTAAGTAAACAGTTAATTCAGTTGCCGGATGTATGTTGAATTTACCGCGAATCGCTCGGACGGCAACAACAACGGCTTGCACTTCTCTCATGTGTTGAATGGAGTTTTCATCAATCATATGAGGAAGTACTTCAGGTAATTTCGCAAAACCAAGAGTTGTTCCGTTATTATTTGGATTTAATTGTTGCCAAATTTCTTCTGTAATAAAAGGCATTATAGGATGCATAATACGAAGAATACCATCAAAAATCTGGAATGCTAATGTTAAAGTTTCACCTGCTAATTTTTTATTATTTTCATCGGACAAACGTGGTTTTAATAATTCCACAAACCAGTCACAATATGTCATCCATATAAATTCATACATTGAGCTTGAGTATTGAGAAAATTCATAACGTGCAATATTATCGTGAACTTTACGAACAACATCAAAAAATTCACTGGTAATCCATCCCATTATTTCATCATTGGGTCTTATTTTAAGATTATCAAATGAGATATTTGCAGGATTGATATCGAGTTTTTCTGCGTTCATGGTTAAAAATCGTGTGGCATTCCAAATTTTATTGGCAAATGTTTTACCAAGTTCACAGCAATCATCGCTCCAAAAAATATCTTGCCCTGTGACAATTTGATTTACCAAAGAGAAACGCATGGCATCGGTGCCATACTTTGTCATAATTCCTGTAACATCGGGAGAATTGCCAAGAGATTTGCTCATTTTTCTTCCCTTAGCATCGCGGACAATAGGCGTAAAGTAACAATGTTTAAAGGGCGTTTCTTGTGTAAAATACTCCCCTGCCATGACCATGCGTGCAATCCAGAAAAAGATGATATCGGCGCCTGTCACAATAACATCTGTGGGATAATAATATTCCAAATCAAGCTTTTCTTCCTCGGAAGGGTTTGCCCAATTGTGCACGCCAAAAGGCCAGAGCCAGGAACTGGCCCAGGTATCAAGAACGTCTTCATCTTGAGTGAGTTTCCCATGACCGCACTTATGGCACTTTAAAGGCGCCCGTTCTTCACAATGGACGTGAGAACAGCTGTCACAAGTATATATCGGTAAGCGGTGTCCCCACCACAATTGACGAGAAATACACCAATCTTGAATATTGGTAAGCCAATGTTCCCATGTTTTTTCTTGATGCGCAGGAATTAACTTGAGACGTCCAGAACGTGTGGCATCCAATGTCATTTCTGCCATTTTGTCCATTTTAATGTACCATTGCTCACTTAAATAATACTCAATAGGAACATTGCCGCGCTCTGATATACCGATGACAAGTTTATGAGGAACAATTTTATCTAATAATCCAACTTGTTCTAATTCTATGACGAGTTTTTTACGTGCCACATAGCGATCTAATCCGCGATAAGATTCTGGTACGTTATCGTTTAAACGCGCATCGGGATGTAAAATATTCAATAAACCTAAATTATGTCTTTTCCCCACTTCAAAGTCATTCATGTCATGTGCCGGTGTGATTTTTAGAACTCCCGTTCCAAAATCTTTTTCAACATAATGATCAGCAATAATAGGGATTTTTCGATTACAAATAGGAACAATAACATTTTTTCCAATGAGATGCGCATAACGATCGTCACTGGGGTGCACCGCTATGGCCAAATCCCCAAATAAAGTTTCGGGACGTGTTGTCGCCACAATAAGACTTTCCTTGGGATTGTCCTCAACAACGTAACGAATATGCCAGAGAGAACCATTGCGTTCTTCCGGAAGAACTTCTTCATCGGAAATAACGGATTGACTTACGGGACACCAATTGACGAGACGGTGACTTTTATAAATAAGGCCATTTTTATAAAGCTTCACAATTCCTTTGATAACCGCAGAAGAATACTTTTCATCCATAGTGAACGTATTTCGTGACCAATCACAACTGATACCCAGAGTTTTCAAATAACCTTCAATACGGCCACCGTATTTTTCTTTCCACTCCCACGCGTGTTCCAAGAACTTCTCACGCCCTATTTCTTTTTTAGAAATGCCTTTTTCTTTCAGCATATTTGTTACTTTTGCTTCGGTAGCAATACTGGCATGATCGGTACCGGGAATCCAACACGCTTCAAACCCTTTGGCTCTGTGCCAACGAATAAGAATGTCTTGTAACGTGAACATCATATGCCCCATGGTGAGGTCGCCCGTGACGTTGGGTGGGGGCATGACAATGGTATAAGGTTTTTTGTTAGGATTGCGGGTAGATTTATAAAAGTGATTTTTATTCCAATAGTTGCGTAATTTTTCTTCTACTTGAGAAGGATCGAAGGCTTTTGTAAAAGCTTCAAATTTGGTCACGGGAGACTCCTTTGCTTAAAACATACCCGTTTTTATTACCACTTAAATATATGAGGCACAACTTAATCAAATCCATTTATCAACATGATTAGTCTTAAAATTCTTCATTTTATCTAAAAGTAATTCAGGATTATTTTCACGAATAATTAAATTTGAATTTTCTAAACGGATAAACCCTTCAGTGACAGAATAATCTACGAAATGAAATAAGGAATCAAAATAACCATCAACGTTCAAAACGGCGCAAGGTTTTTTATGTAAGCCCAACTGAAGACACGTGATCATTTCAAAAAACTCTTCAACAGTGCCAAAGCCTCCTGGTAAAGCAACAAATCCACTGGATAAATCAGCCATTAAAGCTTTTCGATCATGCATTGTTTGAACAACATGTAATTCAGAAAGGCCTTTGTGCGCTACTTCTTTATCCACCAGGAATTGCGGCATGACACCAATCACTTCACCCTTTTGAGCAAGGACAGAATCGGCAATCTCACCCATGAGACCGACCTTACCACCTCCGTAGACCAGGGAAATTCCCCGATGCGCCATGAGGCACCCTAACTCTTTCGCAACATCTCGATAAATTGTTTTATTCCCAAAATTTGAACCACAAAAAACTGCTATTCTCTTCATGACATCCTCAATATTTCACTTTTGAATTCATATGCAATATTTTTTCATATGAAATGTTTCAATAATTGAAAACTTTTGATAAAACAACTTGATATAAGAAAGTTTGAGCTTGATTGCATTTGAGTGTTAAATAATCCCTTAATAATAAATTAAAAAGGAAACAGAAATATAATTTAAAAGAAATTGAAATCATGAATTTTTAAATAAGGAGTTTCAAATGAATGATATTTTAAACATCAGTCCCAAGGAACGTTTTCCAAATTGGGTTGAATTATACCAAGAAAATGCCGTATCTAACATGCCATGGTTTTTTGAAGAACTCGACTCTGATCTTAAAAAGTTTTTACAATTAAAAAAAATAAATAACGGCAAATTTTTAGATATAGGAACAGGACCAGGAACACAGGCTGTACAATTATCACAAATGGGTTTTGACGTTACAGGAACAGATATTGCAGAATCAGCAATCGAAAAAGCCAAAGAGAGCTATAAAGAATTTAAAATTAATTTTCTTCAGGATGATATTTTAAACTCGAAATTACAAAACAAATTTGATTATATTTTTGACCGGGGCTGTTTTCACGTTATAGCTCCAGAACAGCGCGGCGTGTATGTAAATAATATTTTAAAATTATTAAAATCTAAAGGAACATTATTTTTAAAGTGTTTTCATATTGATGAACCAGAGAGAGAAGTGGGGCCTTGGCGACTTTCTGAATTTGATATTCAAAAGATATTTAATACCTATTTTCATGTGCAAACAATGCTTAAAACAACTTATCAGGGAAATACAAGTCCGTTACCTAAAGCACTATTTTGCACAATAATAAAGAAATTATAATCACATTACCAAAGAGTTATTCTTTCATTTTCAGGAAGTGTCATAGGATCTCCCTGTTTACAAGAAAAGGTTTTTTCAAAATTCACAGATAGCTTCATTTGATTATTAACTCGTAATTCTACAGGTGAATGAGGATCTGTTTTTATTCTAAACTCTCTTTCTTTTGGCTGCACCACGCCACACCAAGTTTTAGCATATTGGACAAAGAAGTCTTGTTGATCTTTATGTATTTCGCTATTTTGAACTGGAAAAGCGGATTGAAAAGCGTTTTGTACGCCCACAAAATCGGCAATGTTTTCTCCCAGAGTTAACTTCCCATCAATTTTATCTTTCTCAAATAATGTAACTATTTTTTTAGTTTTATTTTGAAATTGAGCAAGATCTTCAGAGCTCATCCATGATTTTAATGCACCATTTTCGTCAAACTTAGCACCTTGATCATCAATAGAATGTCCTATTTCATGAGCCACAACCATCCCTACAGAGCCAAAATTCACATTATCAGATTTTGTCTTATCAAAAAAAGGCGGCTGTAAAATACCTAAGGGCATAACAAATTGATTTGCTCTCGGATTATAATAGGCATTTACTGTTAAAGGAGACATATGCCATTCATTTTTATTAACTGGCTTTTTGATATCTTTCATTAATTTTTTAAATTTTTTAACCTCTAATAATTTTTTATTATTTAAAAATTGTTTTTCATTTAGAAATAAATTCGGTTCCAACTTCCAATCTTCTATTTTATCAGGCTTTACAAGTTGAAAACTCATTGTTTTTATTTTTAATTTAGCCGTATCTTTTGCTTCACTTGAAAGCCAAGTATTTTTTTGGATATTTTCAAGAGTCGTTTGTTGGACTTTTTCAACAATATTTTTTACACGATCGGAAGGAAAATTACTATATAAATTA is a window encoding:
- a CDS encoding valine--tRNA ligase, with the protein product MTKFEAFTKAFDPSQVEEKLRNYWNKNHFYKSTRNPNKKPYTIVMPPPNVTGDLTMGHMMFTLQDILIRWHRAKGFEACWIPGTDHASIATEAKVTNMLKEKGISKKEIGREKFLEHAWEWKEKYGGRIEGYLKTLGISCDWSRNTFTMDEKYSSAVIKGIVKLYKNGLIYKSHRLVNWCPVSQSVISDEEVLPEERNGSLWHIRYVVEDNPKESLIVATTRPETLFGDLAIAVHPSDDRYAHLIGKNVIVPICNRKIPIIADHYVEKDFGTGVLKITPAHDMNDFEVGKRHNLGLLNILHPDARLNDNVPESYRGLDRYVARKKLVIELEQVGLLDKIVPHKLVIGISERGNVPIEYYLSEQWYIKMDKMAEMTLDATRSGRLKLIPAHQEKTWEHWLTNIQDWCISRQLWWGHRLPIYTCDSCSHVHCEERAPLKCHKCGHGKLTQDEDVLDTWASSWLWPFGVHNWANPSEEEKLDLEYYYPTDVIVTGADIIFFWIARMVMAGEYFTQETPFKHCYFTPIVRDAKGRKMSKSLGNSPDVTGIMTKYGTDAMRFSLVNQIVTGQDIFWSDDCCELGKTFANKIWNATRFLTMNAEKLDINPANISFDNLKIRPNDEIMGWITSEFFDVVRKVHDNIARYEFSQYSSSMYEFIWMTYCDWFVELLKPRLSDENNKKLAGETLTLAFQIFDGILRIMHPIMPFITEEIWQQLNPNNNGTTLGFAKLPEVLPHMIDENSIQHMREVQAVVVAVRAIRGKFNIHPATELTVYLKDSQSRFGNLTPQMEALAKAKFYFATEQKGFCAPSLVNNSEIFVSLEGLVDRQAERDRLLKKIEKVTGTISGVEKRLSNTEFVKGAPMHILEGAKKQLADNQKELEMLQDSLKLL
- a CDS encoding TIGR00730 family Rossman fold protein, which produces MKRIAVFCGSNFGNKTIYRDVAKELGCLMAHRGISLVYGGGKVGLMGEIADSVLAQKGEVIGVMPQFLVDKEVAHKGLSELHVVQTMHDRKALMADLSSGFVALPGGFGTVEEFFEMITCLQLGLHKKPCAVLNVDGYFDSLFHFVDYSVTEGFIRLENSNLIIRENNPELLLDKMKNFKTNHVDKWI
- a CDS encoding class I SAM-dependent methyltransferase, with the protein product MNDILNISPKERFPNWVELYQENAVSNMPWFFEELDSDLKKFLQLKKINNGKFLDIGTGPGTQAVQLSQMGFDVTGTDIAESAIEKAKESYKEFKINFLQDDILNSKLQNKFDYIFDRGCFHVIAPEQRGVYVNNILKLLKSKGTLFLKCFHIDEPEREVGPWRLSEFDIQKIFNTYFHVQTMLKTTYQGNTSPLPKALFCTIIKKL